A genomic region of Trifolium pratense cultivar HEN17-A07 linkage group LG3, ARS_RC_1.1, whole genome shotgun sequence contains the following coding sequences:
- the LOC123913214 gene encoding G-type lectin S-receptor-like serine/threonine-protein kinase At4g27290 isoform X2, with amino-acid sequence MEANNHTQQTIIISTYKMLMLILHTFFFCFIPSLSMQYETFVIITPDHSIQGNQTLVSSAGTFEAGFFNFGNVQLQYFGIWYKTISPRTYVWVANRDAPVQNSKAILKLTDQGSLIITILDVSRSIVVWSSNASTVAEKPVMQLLDSGNLVVKDGEKILWESFDYPGDNFLAGMKLKSNLVNGTYRSLTSWKSVEDPSLGEFSYHIDVHGFPQLVTTKGKTLFSRGGPWNGYAFGAISWLRNLKLFKFSLVFTDMEVSYEYETLKKETITRLWLNPSGLAQRLVWSDTKRDWEIISTRPMDQCEYYSSCDDNSICNITNSPRTCQCLEGFIPKYNEKWNSLEWSGGCVRRIRLNCIGDGFLKHSGVELPDTSSSWFNNSLSLKECEKMCLKNCSCTAYASLDIKSNSGCLLWFGKIRDLTKHIDQGQDIFIRLATSELGHKRNNWSFKNKKLAGALGAGGVILFIMILGVATFTYIKRNKLAKPGMLKIFHRKYKREKEDVQLSTIFGFSTISNATNHFSDSNKLGQGGFGPVYKGILDDGLEIAVKRLSETSAHGEEQFKNEVMLMAKLQHRNLVKLLGCSIHQEERLLIYEFMPNRSLDYFIFDSTRKEQLGLIKRFQIIDGIARGMLYLHQDSRLRIIHRDLKTSNILLDSDMNPRVSDFGLARTFRGDLDESNTNRLMGTYGYMPPEYAVHGSFSIKSDVFSFGVIVLEVISGRKIRNFFDPCHHLNLLGHAWRLWNEEKAQELIDDIFHGTTIPCEILKCIHVGLLCVQQIPEHRPNMSSVVLMLNGEKLLPDPSQPGFYTATAHHPIQVESSSSYGDCSQNEASVTLLEAR; translated from the exons ATGGAAGCTAATAACCACACACAACAAACCATCATCATTAGCACATACAAGATGCTCATGCTAATACTGCACACTTTCTTCTTCTGCTTCATTCCCTCTTTATCTATGCAATATGAAACTTTTGTTATTATTACACCAGATCATTCTATCCAAGGTAATCAGACTTTGGTGTCTTCAGCTGGGACTTTTGAAGCTGGATTCTTCAACTTTGGAAATGTACAACTCCAATACTTTGGTATATGGTACAAAACCATATCACCTAGGACCTATGTTTGGGTTGCTAATAGAGATGCTCCGGTACAAAACTCAAAAGCAATTCTAAAACTTACTGATCAAGGAAGTCTTATTATTACTATTCTGGATGTTTCTAGGAGCATTGTTGTATGGTCCTCCAATGCATCAACAGTTGCGGAAAAACCGGTCATGCAACTTTTAGATTCAGGAAATCTTGTTGTGAAAGATGGTGAGAAGATTTTGTGGGAGAGTTTTGATTACCCTGGTGACAATTTCCTTGCAGGAATGAAGCTTAAGAGTAATTTAGTAAATGGTACTTATAGGTCTCTCACATCTTGGAAAAGTGTTGAAGATCCTTCTCTTGGTGAGTTTTCTTATCACATAGATGTTCATGGATTTCCTCAATTAGTTACTACAAAGGGAAAAACTTTGTTTAGTAGAGGAGGACCATGGAATGGTTATGCTTTTGGTGCAATTTCATGGCTAAGGAATCTTAAgttgttcaaattttctctaGTTTTCACTGACATGGAAGTTTCTTATGAATACGAAACATTGAAAAAAGAAACTATTACTAGATTATGGCTTAATCCATCAGGTCTTGCACAAAGATTGGTATGGTCAGATACGAAAAGAGATTGGGAGATTATATCGACTCGTCCGATGGATCAGTGTGAGTATTATTCAAGTTGTGATGATAATTCTATCTGCAATATTACAAATTCTCCAAGAACATGTCAATGCTTGGAAGGTTTCATCCCAAAGTACAATGAAAAATGGAATTCTTTAGAATGGTCTGGTGGATGTGTTAGAAGAATAAGGTTAAATTGTATTGGAGATGGATTTCTAAAGCACTCAGGAGTAGAGTTGCCAGATACCTCCTCTTCCTGGTTTAACAATAGCTTGAGCCTTAAGGAATGTGAGAAAATGTGTTTGAAAAATTGCTCTTGTACAGCATATGCAAGTTTAGATATTAAAAGTAATAGTGGCTGCTTGCTTTGGTTTGGTAAGATAAGGGACTTGACGAAACATATAGACCAAGGACAAGATATTTTCATAAGACTGGCAACTTCAGAGTTAG GTCATAAGAGAAACAATTGGAGCTTTAAAAACAAGAAGCTTGCAGGGGCACTAGGAGCAGGGGGAGTCATTTTATTCATCATGATTCTTGGAGTGGCAACATTTACATATATAAAGAGAAATAAGCTTGCAAAGCCAG GGATGCTAAAAATATTTCACAGGAAGTACAAAAGGGAGAAGGAAGATGTGCAATTATCAACAATATTTGGTTTTTCAACCATATCTAATGCAACAAATCACTTTTCAGACAGTAACAAGTTAGGACAAGGTGGTTTTGGACCGGTATACAAG GGCATATTGGACGATGGACTAGAGATTGCAGTCAAGAGGCTATCAGAAACTTCTGCACATGGAGAAGAACAATTCAAAAATGAAGTCATGTTGATGGCAAAGCTTCAACACCGCAATCTTGTAAAACTTCTTGGTTGTTCAATTCATCAAGAGGAAAGGCTTTTGATCTATGAATTCATGCCCAACAGAAGCTTGGattatttcatttttg ATTCAACTCGAAAGGAACAGCTAGGTCTGATAAAACGGTTCCAAATTATTGACGGGATTGCTCGTGGGATGCTATATCTTCATCAAGACTCTAGATTAAGAATCATCCATAGAGACTTGAAAACTAGCAATATTCTTCTTGATAGTGATATGAATCCAAGAGTATCAGATTTTGGTCTAGCCAGAACATTTCGAGGAGATCTAGACGAGTCCAATACAAATAGATTGATGGGAACATA TGGTTATATGCCACCTGAATATGCTGTGCATGGATCATTTTCAATTAAATCCGATGTTTTTAGCTTTGGTGTAATTGTTTTGGAGGTAATTAGTGGGAGAAAGATTCGAAATTTTTTTGACCCTTGTCATCATCTTAATCTTCTTGGTCAT GCATGGAGACTATGGAATGAAGAAAAGGCACAAGAGCTCATAGATGATATATTCCATGGTACAACTATTCCATGTGAAATATTGAAATGTATTCATGTTGGTCTACTATGTGTGCAACAAATACCAGAACATAGACCAAACATGTCATCTGTGGTCTTAATGTTGAATGGTGAAAAACTGTTGCCTGATCCTAGCCAACCTGGGTTCTATACTGCAACAGCTCATCATCCAATTCAGGTAGAATCTTCTTCAAGTTATGGAGATTGTTCACAAAATGAAGCTTCTGTGACATTATTAGAGGCGCGATAG
- the LOC123913214 gene encoding G-type lectin S-receptor-like serine/threonine-protein kinase At4g27290 isoform X1, translating to MEANNHTQQTIIISTYKMLMLILHTFFFCFIPSLSMQYETFVIITPDHSIQGNQTLVSSAGTFEAGFFNFGNVQLQYFGIWYKTISPRTYVWVANRDAPVQNSKAILKLTDQGSLIITILDVSRSIVVWSSNASTVAEKPVMQLLDSGNLVVKDGEKILWESFDYPGDNFLAGMKLKSNLVNGTYRSLTSWKSVEDPSLGEFSYHIDVHGFPQLVTTKGKTLFSRGGPWNGYAFGAISWLRNLKLFKFSLVFTDMEVSYEYETLKKETITRLWLNPSGLAQRLVWSDTKRDWEIISTRPMDQCEYYSSCDDNSICNITNSPRTCQCLEGFIPKYNEKWNSLEWSGGCVRRIRLNCIGDGFLKHSGVELPDTSSSWFNNSLSLKECEKMCLKNCSCTAYASLDIKSNSGCLLWFGKIRDLTKHIDQGQDIFIRLATSELGHKRNNWSFKNKKLAGALGAGGVILFIMILGVATFTYIKRNKLAKPGEFKVSNIRMKRSFQFYNHIHVPPNILLVILNQLILPTILGMLKIFHRKYKREKEDVQLSTIFGFSTISNATNHFSDSNKLGQGGFGPVYKGILDDGLEIAVKRLSETSAHGEEQFKNEVMLMAKLQHRNLVKLLGCSIHQEERLLIYEFMPNRSLDYFIFDSTRKEQLGLIKRFQIIDGIARGMLYLHQDSRLRIIHRDLKTSNILLDSDMNPRVSDFGLARTFRGDLDESNTNRLMGTYGYMPPEYAVHGSFSIKSDVFSFGVIVLEVISGRKIRNFFDPCHHLNLLGHAWRLWNEEKAQELIDDIFHGTTIPCEILKCIHVGLLCVQQIPEHRPNMSSVVLMLNGEKLLPDPSQPGFYTATAHHPIQVESSSSYGDCSQNEASVTLLEAR from the exons ATGGAAGCTAATAACCACACACAACAAACCATCATCATTAGCACATACAAGATGCTCATGCTAATACTGCACACTTTCTTCTTCTGCTTCATTCCCTCTTTATCTATGCAATATGAAACTTTTGTTATTATTACACCAGATCATTCTATCCAAGGTAATCAGACTTTGGTGTCTTCAGCTGGGACTTTTGAAGCTGGATTCTTCAACTTTGGAAATGTACAACTCCAATACTTTGGTATATGGTACAAAACCATATCACCTAGGACCTATGTTTGGGTTGCTAATAGAGATGCTCCGGTACAAAACTCAAAAGCAATTCTAAAACTTACTGATCAAGGAAGTCTTATTATTACTATTCTGGATGTTTCTAGGAGCATTGTTGTATGGTCCTCCAATGCATCAACAGTTGCGGAAAAACCGGTCATGCAACTTTTAGATTCAGGAAATCTTGTTGTGAAAGATGGTGAGAAGATTTTGTGGGAGAGTTTTGATTACCCTGGTGACAATTTCCTTGCAGGAATGAAGCTTAAGAGTAATTTAGTAAATGGTACTTATAGGTCTCTCACATCTTGGAAAAGTGTTGAAGATCCTTCTCTTGGTGAGTTTTCTTATCACATAGATGTTCATGGATTTCCTCAATTAGTTACTACAAAGGGAAAAACTTTGTTTAGTAGAGGAGGACCATGGAATGGTTATGCTTTTGGTGCAATTTCATGGCTAAGGAATCTTAAgttgttcaaattttctctaGTTTTCACTGACATGGAAGTTTCTTATGAATACGAAACATTGAAAAAAGAAACTATTACTAGATTATGGCTTAATCCATCAGGTCTTGCACAAAGATTGGTATGGTCAGATACGAAAAGAGATTGGGAGATTATATCGACTCGTCCGATGGATCAGTGTGAGTATTATTCAAGTTGTGATGATAATTCTATCTGCAATATTACAAATTCTCCAAGAACATGTCAATGCTTGGAAGGTTTCATCCCAAAGTACAATGAAAAATGGAATTCTTTAGAATGGTCTGGTGGATGTGTTAGAAGAATAAGGTTAAATTGTATTGGAGATGGATTTCTAAAGCACTCAGGAGTAGAGTTGCCAGATACCTCCTCTTCCTGGTTTAACAATAGCTTGAGCCTTAAGGAATGTGAGAAAATGTGTTTGAAAAATTGCTCTTGTACAGCATATGCAAGTTTAGATATTAAAAGTAATAGTGGCTGCTTGCTTTGGTTTGGTAAGATAAGGGACTTGACGAAACATATAGACCAAGGACAAGATATTTTCATAAGACTGGCAACTTCAGAGTTAG GTCATAAGAGAAACAATTGGAGCTTTAAAAACAAGAAGCTTGCAGGGGCACTAGGAGCAGGGGGAGTCATTTTATTCATCATGATTCTTGGAGTGGCAACATTTACATATATAAAGAGAAATAAGCTTGCAAAGCCAGGTGAATTTAAAGTTTCCAATATTAGAATGAAGAGAAGTTTTCAATTCTATAATCATATTCATGTTCCTCCAAATATCCTTTTAGTTATACTTAATCAGTTAATCCTTCCTACCATTTTAGGGATGCTAAAAATATTTCACAGGAAGTACAAAAGGGAGAAGGAAGATGTGCAATTATCAACAATATTTGGTTTTTCAACCATATCTAATGCAACAAATCACTTTTCAGACAGTAACAAGTTAGGACAAGGTGGTTTTGGACCGGTATACAAG GGCATATTGGACGATGGACTAGAGATTGCAGTCAAGAGGCTATCAGAAACTTCTGCACATGGAGAAGAACAATTCAAAAATGAAGTCATGTTGATGGCAAAGCTTCAACACCGCAATCTTGTAAAACTTCTTGGTTGTTCAATTCATCAAGAGGAAAGGCTTTTGATCTATGAATTCATGCCCAACAGAAGCTTGGattatttcatttttg ATTCAACTCGAAAGGAACAGCTAGGTCTGATAAAACGGTTCCAAATTATTGACGGGATTGCTCGTGGGATGCTATATCTTCATCAAGACTCTAGATTAAGAATCATCCATAGAGACTTGAAAACTAGCAATATTCTTCTTGATAGTGATATGAATCCAAGAGTATCAGATTTTGGTCTAGCCAGAACATTTCGAGGAGATCTAGACGAGTCCAATACAAATAGATTGATGGGAACATA TGGTTATATGCCACCTGAATATGCTGTGCATGGATCATTTTCAATTAAATCCGATGTTTTTAGCTTTGGTGTAATTGTTTTGGAGGTAATTAGTGGGAGAAAGATTCGAAATTTTTTTGACCCTTGTCATCATCTTAATCTTCTTGGTCAT GCATGGAGACTATGGAATGAAGAAAAGGCACAAGAGCTCATAGATGATATATTCCATGGTACAACTATTCCATGTGAAATATTGAAATGTATTCATGTTGGTCTACTATGTGTGCAACAAATACCAGAACATAGACCAAACATGTCATCTGTGGTCTTAATGTTGAATGGTGAAAAACTGTTGCCTGATCCTAGCCAACCTGGGTTCTATACTGCAACAGCTCATCATCCAATTCAGGTAGAATCTTCTTCAAGTTATGGAGATTGTTCACAAAATGAAGCTTCTGTGACATTATTAGAGGCGCGATAG